In Oenanthe melanoleuca isolate GR-GAL-2019-014 chromosome 19, OMel1.0, whole genome shotgun sequence, a genomic segment contains:
- the TSR1 gene encoding pre-rRNA-processing protein TSR1 homolog, which produces MRGHRGNRSGRGRNVSTRSGLSCPWRLGAMPEARQGLSPTASSPGPFPERGRALSPSLCKYLYKEPTNKALNERLCLLPLIAQRRYSHQPRCSSLPAFSRGSLPVPSRPVPLAAHVRLPRVPVAPEVTHRARGEAEAARRRGGSMVMAAAGAHRPGPLKQQNKAHKGGKHSGSSQRRAGGRVPVKAQPRRRLRDLNRVDRRHQALQLRRQRKEAVLAEKRSLGSRDGPPHLVVVVLLHSRAAAHDSLRLLQSHDSAIVRADEGGAGGFALLCPRLKQRWRFVTAQAGDLHAVLDLAKVADSLLFIMDPVDGWDNAGEHCLSCLFAQGLPSYALAVPGGTDLPPKKRIDARKKLSKSIEKRFPEAKLFPLNTEQESSLLLRHLSSQKQRHLAFRDRRAHLLARAAEFVPSQDTDLVGTLKVSGFVRGQTLNVNSLVHIVGHGDFQLSQVDAPPDPLSLNPRVVKGQKRSQDMEVQDEAGNGIDEMEEDVKVLMKADPSKQESLQSEVVPDPMEGEQTWPTEEELQEAEDSLKADRRVVKVPKGTSKYQAAWIVDDGEEGSEKDDDDDEDDDMDDDLMEEAVSQEGESSEEEAGEEESETMTVSECLRDDQYDEKMEEDEQMLERYKQERMDEMFPDEVDTPRDVAARVRFQKYRGLKSFRTSPWDPKENLPRDYARIFQFQDFSRTRKNLFRQIEKEETEGALVGWYVTLHVCNVPVSVMESFKEGKPLVLFSLLPHEQKMSVLNFLVRRHPGNSEPVRAKEELIFHCGFRRFRASPLFSQHTSADKHKLERFLRPDAALVVTVYAPITFPPASVLLFKQRSNGMHDLIATGSLLSVDPDRIVIKRLVLSGHPFKIFTKTAVVRYMFFNREDVMWFKPVELRTKWGRRGHIKEPLGTHGHMKCHFDGQLKSQDTVLLNLYKRVFPKWTYDPHVPEPVPWVRSESALPEREVEME; this is translated from the exons ATGCGAGGTCACCGCGGTAACAGATCGGGGCGCGGGAGGAATGTTTCCACTCGATCAGGCTTGTCCTGCCCTTGGCGCCTGGGCGCGATGCCAGAGGCTCGGCAGGGCCTTTCCCCAACTGCTTCATCCCCAGGGCCCTTCCCGGAGCGCGGCCGAGCCCTGTCCCCCTCTCTGTGTAAATACCTGTACAAAGAACCAACCAATAAAGCGCTGAACGAAcggctctgcctcctgcctctCATTGCCCAGCGGCGCTACAGCCACCAACCGCGCTGCTCTTCCCTCCCCGCTTTTTCCCGGGGGTCGCTCCCggtcccgtcccgtcccgtccctcTCGCTGCCCACGTGCGGCTCCCGCGCGTTCCCGTCGCGCCGGAAGTGACGCACCGCGCCCGCGGCGAGGCGGAGGCGGCGAGGCGGCGAGGCGGTAGCATGGTgatggcggcggcgggcgcgcaCCGGCCCGGGCCGCTCAAGCAGCAGAACAAAGCGCACAAGGGCGGCAAGCACAGCGGCTCCTCGCAGCGCCGCGCTGGAG GCCGCGTCCCCGTCAAGGCCCAGCCCCGCCGGCGGCTCCGCGACCTGAACAGGGTGGACCGGCGGCATCAGGCGCTGCAGCTCCGCCGGCAGCGCAAGGAGGCG GTGCTGGCGGAGAAGCGCAGCCTTGGCAGCAGGGACGGGCCCCCGCATCTCGTGGTtgtggtgctgctgcacagcagggctgcagcccacGACTCCCTGCGCCTGCTGCAGAGCCACGACTCTGCCATTGTCCGGGCAGATGAGGGCGGAGCTGGTGGCTTTGCCCTCCTCTGCCCCCGGCTCAAGCAGCGCTGGCGCTTtgtcacagcccaggcag GAGATCTTCACGCTGTCCTAGACCTTGCCAAGGTTGCTGATTCTCTGCTGTTCATCATGGACCCCGTGGATGGCTGGGACAATGCTGGGGAACATTgcctctcctgcctctttgCACAGGGGCTTCCTAGTTATG ctctggctgtcccaGGAGGCACTGACCTGCCCCCTAAGAAGAGGATAGATGCCAGGAAGAAACTCTCCAAATCCATTGAGAAGCGTTTTCCTGAGGCCAAGCTCTTCCCCCTGAACACGGAGCAGGAATCCTCGCTGCTCCTGAGGCACCTCAGCTCCCAGAAGCAGAGGCACCTGGCTTTTCGGGACCGCCGCGCTCACCTGCTGGCCCGTGCTGCTGAGTTTGTGCCCAGCCAGGACACTGACCTGGTTGGGACCCTGAAGGTGTCTGGCTTTGTCCGGGGACAGACCCTCAATGTGAACAGCCTGGTGCACATTGTGGGGCATGGGGACTTCCAGCTCAGCCAGGTGGATGCTCCCCCTGACCCGCTCTCTTTGAACCCACGAGTGGTTAAAGGACAGAAGAGGAGTCAGGACATGGAGGTTCAG GATGAAGCTGGAAATGGTATTGATGAGATGGAGGAAGATGTCAAGGTCCTGATGAAGGCAGATCCAAGCAAGCAGGAGTCTCTGCAGTCAGAAGTGGTTCCTGATCCCATGGAAGGGGAGCAGACATGGCCCACTGAAGAAGaactgcaggaagcagagg ATTCTCTGAAGGCAGACAGGAGGGTGGTGAAGGTCCCCAAAGGCACATCCAAGTACCAGGCAGCCTGGATTGTGGATGATGGAGAAGAAGGCAGTGAgaaggatgatgatgatgatgaagatgatgacaTGGATGATGATCTGATGGAAGAGGCAGTTTCTCAG gagggggagagcagtgaggaggaggctggggaagaggagagcGAGACCATGACCGTGTCCGAGTGCCTGCGGGATGACCAGTATGACGAGAAGATGGAGGAGGATGAGCAAATGCTGGAGAGATACAAACAGGAGAGGATGGATGAGATGTTTCCAGATGAGGTGGACACACCACGGGATGTGGCTGCCAGAGTCAG GTTCCAGAAGTACAGGGGGCTGAAAAGCTTCCGGACTTCTCCTTGGGACCCCAAAGAGAATCTTCCAAGGGATTATGCCAGGATCTTCCAGTTCCAGGACTTCTCCCGAACCAGAAAGAACCTCTTCAGGCAAATAGAGAAGGAGGAGACTGAAGGAGCTTTG GTGGGCTGGTATGTTACACTTCATGTCTGCAATGTCCCTGTCTCAGTGATGGAGAGCTTCAAGGAAGGGAAACCCCTGGTCCTGTTCTCGCTGCTTCCCCACGAACAAAAG ATGTCCGTGTTGAACTTCCTGGTGCGTCGGCATCCGGGCAACAGCGAGCCAGTGAGGGCCAAGGAGGAGCTGATCTTCCACTGCGGCTTCAGGCGCTTCCGAGCATCCCCCCTGTTCTCCCAGCACACCTCAG CTGATAAGCACAAGTTGGAGCGTTTCCTGCGTCCAGATGCTGCCCTGGTGGTGACTGTTTATGCTCCCATCactttccctcctgcctcagtgctgcttttcaaaCAGAGAAGTAATG GAATGCACGACCTCATTGCCACGGGCTCCCTGCTCTCCGTGGACCCCGACAGGATCGTCATCAAGCGCCTGGTGCTCAGTGGCCACCCCTTCAAGATCTTCACCAAGACGGCTGTCGTGCGATACATGTTCTTCAACAGAG AGGATGTGATGTGGTTCAAGCCCGTGGAGCTGAGGACAAAGTGGGGACGCAGAGGGCACATCAAGGAGCCGTTAG GAACCCATGGCCACATGAAGTGCCACTTTGACGGGCAGCTCAAGTCCCAGGACACAGTGCTGCTGAACCTCTACAAGCGTGTTTTTCCCAAGTGGACTTACGACCCTCATGTCCCAGAGCCTGTGCCATGGGTGAGGAGTGAGAGTGCACTGCCAGAGCGGGAGGTGGAAATGGAATGA
- the SRR gene encoding serine racemase isoform X2, translating to MAAHGAAPGLGEVRDAERRLRGRIHRTPLLTCAGLDRMAGRRLLFKCELLQRTGSFKIRGALNAVRSLVEDSERAGRELPRAVVTHSSGNHGQALACAAQAEGIPAYIVVPRTAPQCKQDAIRAYGATLVPCDPNDKSRAETASAVVQETGGVLVHPNQEPAVIAGQGTIALEVLEQAPQVNAVVVPVGGGGMVAGIAVAIKALRPDVKVFAAEPSNVDDCYQSKVRGELTPNLHPRDTIADAVKTNIGPNTWPIIRDLVDAVLTVSEEEIKRATWLVWERMKLLIEPTAGVGLAAVLSEQFQAVPWDVQNVCIVLCGGNVDLRSLTWLTDLSGKAE from the exons ATGGCCGCGCACGGAGCCGCGCCGGGGCTGGGCGAGGTGCGGGATGCGGAGCGGCGGCTGCGGGGTCGCATCCATCGCACCCCGCTGCTCACCTGCGCCGGGCTGGACCGTATGGCCGGCCGGAGGCTGCTCTTCAAGTGCGAGCTCTTGCAGAGGACCGGATCCTTCAAG ATCCGCGGTGCCCTGAACGCGGTGAGGAGCCTCGTTGAGGACAGCGAGCGTGCGGGCCGGGAGCTGCCCCGCGCTGTGGTGACACACAGCAGTGGCAATCACGGGCAGGCACTCgcctgtgctgctcaggcagaAG GGATTCCTGCCTACATCGTGGTGCCCCGGACAGCCCCGCAGTGTAAGCAAGATGCCATTCGTGCCTATGGTGCCACACTGGTGCCATGTGACCCCAATGACAAG TCCAGAGCTGAGACAGCATCTGCTGTAGTCCAGGAGACAGGAGGAGTCCTGGTGCACCCCaaccaggagccagcagtgatTGCAGGGCAAGGCACCATCgccctggaggtgctggagcag GCACCCCAGGTAAATGCAGTGGTGGTTCCTGTCGGAGGTGGAGGAATGGTTGCGGGAATAGCAGTCGCCATCAAG gctTTAAGGCCAGATGTGAAGGTGTTTGCTGCTGAGCCAAGCAATGTGGATGATTGTTACCAGTCCAAGGTCCGGGGGGAGCTGACCCCCAACCTCCACCCACGGGATACCATCGCAGATGCAGTAAAAACCAACATCGGACCCAACACGTGGCCCATCATCAGGGATTTGGTTGATGCTGTCCTGACAGTTTCAGAGGAAGAAATCAAG AGAGCCACGTGGCTGGTGTGGGAAAGGATGAAGCTGCTGATTGAGCCAACAGCAGGCGTGGGACTGGCGGCCGTGCTCTCGGAGCAGTTCCAGGCAGTCCCCTGGGACGTGCAGAACGTTTGTATCGTGCTGTGCGGGGGAAATGTGGACCTGAGATCCCTGACCTGGCTCACAGACCTCTCTGGGAAAGCAGAATGA
- the SRR gene encoding serine racemase isoform X1, with protein sequence MAAHGAAPGLGEVRDAERRLRGRIHRTPLLTCAGLDRMAGRRLLFKCELLQRTGSFKIRGALNAVRSLVEDSERAGRELPRAVVTHSSGNHGQALACAAQAEGIPAYIVVPRTAPQCKQDAIRAYGATLVPCDPNDKSRAETASAVVQETGGVLVHPNQEPAVIAGQGTIALEVLEQVREMHSPCRGTAEKGDTKCQKPSHFLSAQAPQVNAVVVPVGGGGMVAGIAVAIKALRPDVKVFAAEPSNVDDCYQSKVRGELTPNLHPRDTIADAVKTNIGPNTWPIIRDLVDAVLTVSEEEIKRATWLVWERMKLLIEPTAGVGLAAVLSEQFQAVPWDVQNVCIVLCGGNVDLRSLTWLTDLSGKAE encoded by the exons ATGGCCGCGCACGGAGCCGCGCCGGGGCTGGGCGAGGTGCGGGATGCGGAGCGGCGGCTGCGGGGTCGCATCCATCGCACCCCGCTGCTCACCTGCGCCGGGCTGGACCGTATGGCCGGCCGGAGGCTGCTCTTCAAGTGCGAGCTCTTGCAGAGGACCGGATCCTTCAAG ATCCGCGGTGCCCTGAACGCGGTGAGGAGCCTCGTTGAGGACAGCGAGCGTGCGGGCCGGGAGCTGCCCCGCGCTGTGGTGACACACAGCAGTGGCAATCACGGGCAGGCACTCgcctgtgctgctcaggcagaAG GGATTCCTGCCTACATCGTGGTGCCCCGGACAGCCCCGCAGTGTAAGCAAGATGCCATTCGTGCCTATGGTGCCACACTGGTGCCATGTGACCCCAATGACAAG TCCAGAGCTGAGACAGCATCTGCTGTAGTCCAGGAGACAGGAGGAGTCCTGGTGCACCCCaaccaggagccagcagtgatTGCAGGGCAAGGCACCATCgccctggaggtgctggagcaggtgagggagatgcacagcccctgcaggggcacagcagaaAAGGGGGACACAAAGTGTCAGAAGCCCTCACACTTCCTTTCTGCACAGGCACCCCAGGTAAATGCAGTGGTGGTTCCTGTCGGAGGTGGAGGAATGGTTGCGGGAATAGCAGTCGCCATCAAG gctTTAAGGCCAGATGTGAAGGTGTTTGCTGCTGAGCCAAGCAATGTGGATGATTGTTACCAGTCCAAGGTCCGGGGGGAGCTGACCCCCAACCTCCACCCACGGGATACCATCGCAGATGCAGTAAAAACCAACATCGGACCCAACACGTGGCCCATCATCAGGGATTTGGTTGATGCTGTCCTGACAGTTTCAGAGGAAGAAATCAAG AGAGCCACGTGGCTGGTGTGGGAAAGGATGAAGCTGCTGATTGAGCCAACAGCAGGCGTGGGACTGGCGGCCGTGCTCTCGGAGCAGTTCCAGGCAGTCCCCTGGGACGTGCAGAACGTTTGTATCGTGCTGTGCGGGGGAAATGTGGACCTGAGATCCCTGACCTGGCTCACAGACCTCTCTGGGAAAGCAGAATGA